The following proteins are co-located in the Pyricularia oryzae 70-15 chromosome 1, whole genome shotgun sequence genome:
- a CDS encoding ethylene receptor has translation MEGSPIALDEFEPPVRIIYRLRQISGYIWDEDSPIYHTSYDTWHVSGTRFVPAHVAFQSPTAHHTPVSASSPPITSSSLSSATSPTSFTKPSPVRPPGLSDTHSSNGLFPVHCESCSECSAASTSPSSQTHATEAPLIEEPVVARVSFHVLREERAFHIAKNLIAGSDRHCDHIAKPLELIRLARLPGDRGSVAVTIYSDAGENYLPEVLDLGPAFFKARKAGEGLEIIKRSDFRLEDPISLPNFLDFAIGATECLELLHHGQGIIHGEIRGDAFHFNLESKKVKLASLGSGVRSFERGLTSTGWSALSKETGAKNKLLFISPEQTGRMPVEPDTRTDIYSLGILFWMLLTQQPVFVGATPLDVVQMVLNRRVVNVSSERMDIPEAIGRIVAKCTEKDIHDRYSSASGLRYDLEKVKQFLIDGNWLALKEWQVAERDVSSFFLLPPIMVGREEERKRLGKIIERAAKGHALNLRANPNRFSDGSNLSNEFPDGATIYAEISSDGASSADGNTTRHSGSFTNTLSTDLRFRNFCQPSQSYDGNPLFSPDTLPSANPSFYSARASTRPWDRHQSVSFDTRSLADTVVSAERDLSYRHSSAIDSVSLGRQLGSAKLRRRGHCEIVLIEGAGGLGKSCLLEAVWPEMRRKGYAAKAKFDTARKEPFGPLLKLLSSLFRQVWGGESDTTTPLHQALKQQVFPTWKSLHKLLDLPEFLLGTVEPVMLRTIPIVNGAPIPAHGKLVSRAGPKRRGSSPGSSSSSARNVRPSTQSSHDFLRAGTSTKSIRLMNSYLDILRTFTHYKFICFCLEDLHFADDESMDLISQVISARLNMLILITYRPEEMTAAKMQKILTPPDLEDPIKSTGLTITRIPLSPLVEDDIAKYVAATLRRPPEEISPLVLVIQSKTAGNPLYMREMLSACHRKKCVWHDYRENKWKFDLDRLFKEFEGEQNYDVLNTDFITRRLDELPAASRAILSWAALLGTSFSFEFICHLLSGEFDDDGKDWHSGHKPTGYSQDEAVAGLESAVQAYIVVQGDRDDRFRFAHDRYIQAAAKINSCDTRKMHFIVAQTLMKYCARDNHTKENTASHICEALGIIRAQVKDRMAYRSLLYECAEVSTARGARPTAAKYFSGAVALLQTDPWNETNEDVSYDETMRLYLAAAECYLFMGQLQLASGVLDTIFDCATSAFDKAPAWVLRSRVYAQSGNSTKALACLKDCLRTMGVDCREDRTVEQCDEEFERLSAKIQSMDFNDVLQPRATHDEARADSIGAVLAEAISAAWWSDWLCFYQLSLYMLEMHLTTGAIPQSPMAFVQVSMIALARFNRLVLARDLGEYAFALLNSTRDSFSMARGYMIQASFVGHVVQSVGLTAEQLESSLNYAASAGDRISAILGFGLYAQVRFFASEHCIDLESICNYSCEEIPNWQLDSRGGTMLIAVRQVSRALQGKTRVREALDVLSDDQHQAPAYKIWLEQAMENTNRGLIFYESLEMAPLFLYGHYERAAEVGKFCVENSALIWSARNTRFAMLFYGLAIAGLVLRQRQDPRTGQRTAPDSTDVQDTIRELEKLHKQIVDWQVLDKVSYYCWSKLLEAQIAELTNAHGVALQRYEEALDHAAEHDFVFEEALGNYLMAGTFIRLSARRSAWAALRDALSSYRQMGAAGVAEYIESEHSLLMRGPTVNPRLVNAGTQTDGDAEAQSKHYNVLGDDGAAQQLTERGVAMTDASNDKVGAWRKSMTTVELDSGLPSLDVVDLHAILQSSQIISSVLNVDELLKTMCDVILSTCGTSATLAAMVVQEQGADVPRADAAPEWCVAASGNPEKGAEAHSPRIPLTNASVVAENVVLYTTRFREAVFVPNILTDDRFSNVSATWLHRNPAGKAVIAMPICHGDKPLLGVLYIEGTPNSLSHRYRDVLQLLVNQVGISYSNALTMKAVEKVSAENVSMVQMQKQALEHAIEAEKKAKDAEAKARQNVKLAEEAAKAKSIFLANVSHELRTPLNGVIGNSELLRDSLSNKEQLEMADSIRVSADLLLTVINDILDFSRMEADKMKLYIIAFNPEEMVREVVRAVSYSNQEKTRRNNVQIIKEINLPQLLIYGDPIRLHQVLGNLIGNSLKFTDRGSITIGARVDSETEDSATLSFWVKDTGIGIPPAQLAKLFQPFSQADPSTARKYGGSGLGLSICKSLVETMMKGKITLDSADGVGTTAMFTVKFDKARPEIKAGEAQQIKQMVTSPETAQMRAELQHHHRHQHYHQYYHEENLEAARAMPSVVDLSQIPREMIRICIAEDNAINSRIAIQYAHRLGYITVDAYENGQLAVEALRKKAAEGVPYHICLMDVQMPVLDGYSASKLIREDPVEEVRSILIIAMTASAVAGDRERCLAAGMNDYLAKPVRSDVLRKKLDAYVVGVNPTEHASEQASSSSTSPSAPTFPRYESNGAASDPPSRESTSARVSPRPSSVENFASPMPGFRSPGSDAPRLAESSIASESNGNSARRQPRKLTKNRGGAETSKVDSNVMVVEKTPKVLQKKNAPYRAGSTDAQHYENQSSLGSGRLDGNSRSHSIASLSSGGSREKIGTYPADH, from the exons ATGGAAGGCTCTCCCATCGCGCTGGACGAGTTTGAGCCGCCGGTGCGCATTATATATCGATTGAGACAGATCTCGGGCTACATCTGGGATGAGGACAGTCCCATATATCACACCAGTTATGACACTTG GCACGTCAGCGGAACTCGCTTCGTTCCTGCCCATGTCGCCTTCCAGTCGCCGACTGCGCACCACACACCTGTTTCGGCGTCTTCACCACCAATCACATCTTCCTCCCTATCGAGCGCGACTAGTCCTACCTCCTTTACAAAGCCGAGCCCCGTCCGTCCTCCTGGCTTGTCCGATACACACAGCAGCAACGGTCTGTTCCCCGTTCATTGCGAAAGCTGTAGCGAATGCTCTGCCGCCTCCACGTCACCTTCATCCCAGACACACGCAACCGAAGCTCCCCTAATCGAAGAGCCTGTCGTGGCTCGTGTATCTTTCCACGTCCTCCGTGAGGAAAGGGCCTTCCACATTGCGAAGAACTTGATTGCTGGCAGCGACCGGCATTGTGATCATATTGCGAAGCCTTTAGAACTCATCAGATTAGCAAGGCTGCCAGGTGACCGTGGCTCTGTCGCCGTGACCATATACAGTGATGCGGGCGAGAACTATTTACCGGAAGTCCTTGATCTGGGCCCGGCTTTTTTCAAAGCTCGGAAAGCAGGAGAAGGTCTTGAAATTATCAAGAGGTCAGATTTCAGGCTCGAAGACCCTATATCGTTACCTAACTTTCTCGATTTCGCGATTGGTGCGACCGAGTGCCTAGAACTGCTGCACCATGGACAAGGAATCATTCACGGGGAGATAAGGGGGGACGCGTTTCACTTTAATTTGGAAAGTAAAAAGGTCAAGCTCGCCTCCCTGGGTTCGGGTGTTAGGTCCTTCGAACGTGGGTTGACGAGCACCGGCTGGTCCGCATTGTCCAAAGAGACGGGTGCCAAAAACAAGCTTCTCTTCATAAGCCCAGAGCAGACAGGCAGGATGCCAGTCGAGCCAGACACACGAACCGACATATACTCGCTGGGCATCCTATTTTGGATGCTCCTGACGCAACAGCCCGTCTTCGTTGGCGCAACGCCCTTGGACGTAGTGCAGATGGTGCTCAACCGAAGAGTCGTCAACGTCTCCTCGGAGCGGATGGATATTCCCGAAGCCATTGGCCGTATCGTAGCCAAGTGCACTGAAAAGGATATTCATGACCGCTACTCCTCCGCCAGCGGGCTACGTTATGATCTAGAGAAAGTGAAGCAGTTCCTCATAGATGGCAACTGGCTGGCACTCAAGGAGTGGCAGGTTGCGGAGAGAGATGTATCATCATTTTTCCTGCTCCCGCCAATAATGGTCGGcagggaagaagaaaggaagcGACTGGGCAAGATCATAGAGCGTGCGGCTAAGGGCCATGCGTTGAACTTGAGAGCCAACCCTAACAGATTTTCCGACGGTTCGAACTTGTCCAACGAGTTTCCCGATGGTGCCACTATTTACGCCGAGATTTCCAGCGATGGAGCGAGCTCCGCAGACGGCAACACCACGAGGCATAGTGGGTCTTTCACAAATACACTTTCAACGGACCTCAGGTTCAGGAATTTTTGCCAGCCAAGCCAGAGTTATGACGGGAACCCCCTCTTCTCCCCGGACACGCTGCCCTCAGCCAACCCTAGCTTCTATAGCGCACGTGCGTCGACAAGGCCCTGGGATAGGCACCAGTCCGTCTCGTTCGACACTAGAAGTCTCGCAGATACTGTAGTCAGTGCCGAGAGGGACCTCTCATATCGGCACAGCAGTGCCATCGACTCTGTCAGCCTTGGACGACAGTTGGGTTCTGCAAAGCTTCGACGTAGAGGACACTGCGAAATCGTCTTAATCGAGGGTGCCGGCGGTCTTGGAAAAAGCTGCCTGTTGGAAGCCGTCTGGCCCGAGATGAGGCGTAAAGGATacgccgccaaggccaaaTTTGATACCGCGAGGAAGGAACCCTTCGGGCCTCTCCTCAAGCTTCTGTCTTCGCTCTTCAGGCAAGTCTGGGGAGGAGAGAGTGACACCACCACGCCGCTCCACCAGGCTCTGAAGCAACAAGTGTTTCCCACATGGAAGTCCCTACATAAACTGCTCGACCTTCCCGAATTTCTCCTCGGTACCGTCGAGCCTGTCATGCTGCGAACTATCCCAATCGTCAACGGTGCCCCGATCCCAGCTCACGGGAAGCTCGTGTCTCGTGCTGGTCCCAAACGTCGTGGCTCATCACCGGGGTCTTCTAGTTCCTCGGCAAGGAATGTCCGCCCCTCGACGCAAAGCTCACACGACTTTTTACGTGCTGGTACTTCAACAAAGTCGATTAGGCTGATGAACTCGTATCTCGATATTCTCAGGACCTTTACACACTACAAGTTTATTTGTTTCTGTCTGGAAGACCTACACTTTGCCGACGATGAGTCCATGGATCTGATATCGCAGGTCATCTCTGCGCGGCTAAACATGTTGATCCTCATTACGTACCGACCTGAAGAGATGACCGCGGCCAAGATGCAAAAGATTCTGACGCCGCCAGATCTCGAAGATCCTATAAAATCAACCGGGCTGACGATCACAAGAATCCCGCTCTCGCCACTTGTCGAGGACGACATAGCCAAATATGTTGCGGCCACGCTGCGCCGTCCACCCGAGGAGATCTCACCTCTTGTGTTGGTCATTCAATCGAAAACAGCGGGTAATCCCCTCTATATGAGAGAGATGCTTAGTGCATGCCACCGCAAAAAGTGTGTATGGCACGATTATCGAGAAAACAAATGGAAGTTTGACCTTGACCGCCTCTTCAAAGAGTTTGAGGGGGAGCAAAACTATGACGTTCTCAACACAGATTTCATCACTCGGCGACTTGACGAGCTTCCAGCGGCATCACGAGCTATTCTCTCGTGGGCCGCACTCCTCGGGACGAGTTTCTCGTTTGAGTTCATATGCCACTTGCTGAGCGGCGAGTTTGATGACGATGGCAAGGATTGGCATAGTGGCCACAAGCCAACAGGTTATTCTCAAGATGAGGCAGTTGCAGGTCTCGAGTCTGCTGTCCAGGCTTACATCGTGGTTCAAGGTGATCGAGATGACCGCTTCCGCTTTGCGCATGATCGTTACATCCAAGCCGCAGCCAAGATAAACTCATGCGATACCCGCAAGATGCATTTCATTGTCGCCCAGACTCTTATGAAATATTGCGCAAGGGATAATCATACCAAGGAGAACACAGCGTCACACATCTGCGAAGCTCTGGGGATCATCAGAGCACAAGTCAAGGACAGGATGGCTTATCGCTCGCTTTTGTACGAGTGCGCCGAGGTGTCCACAGCCAGGGGCGCAAGGCCTACTGCTGCCAAATACTTCAGCGGTGCAGTGGCGCTGTTGCAGACGGATCCCTGGAACGAAACAAATGAGGATGTGTCCTATGACGAGACGATGCGACTGTACCTGGCAGCAGCCGAATGCTACCTCTTTATGGGACAGCTGCAGCTTGCCAGTGGGGTTCTTGACACTATATTCGACTGTGCAACATCTGCCTTCGACAAGGCTCCCGCTTGGGTACTCCGGTCTCGTGTGTATGCCCAGAGTGGGAACTCGACAAAGGCCCTTGCATGTCTAAAGGATTGCCTACGCACCATGGGCGTTGACTGTAGGGAGGACCGGACGGTTGAGCAATGTGATGAGGAGTTTGAGAGGCTGTCGGCTAAAATCCAGAGCATGGATTTCAACGACGTCCTGCAGCCTCGGGCAACGCATGATGAGGCGAGGGCCGACTCGATTGGTGCAGTGCTGGCAGAAGCGATCAGTGCGGCTTGGTGGAGTGACTGGCTTTGCTTCTACCAACTATCTCTTTACATGCTCGAGATGCATCTCACCACGGGCGCGATACCTCAATCCCCCATGGCCTTCGTCCAAGTCTCCATGATAGCCCTCGCGCGGTTCAATAGGCTCGTCCTTGCCAGGGACCTGGGTGAGTACGCCTTCGCGCTTCTCAACTCTACACGCGATAGCTTCTCAATGGCTCGGGGCTACATGATACAAGCCAGCTTTGTGGGACACGTGGTTCAGTCCGTTGGCTTGACTGCGGAACAACTGGAATCCTCCCTGAATTATGCCGCGTCCGCTGGAGATCGTATCTCGGCGATCCTTGGGTTTGGTCTGTATGCCCAAGTCAGGTTCTTTGCCAGTGAGCACTGTATCGACCTCGAGAGCATCTGCAACTACAGCTGCGAGGAGATACCAAACTGGCAGCTTGATTCGCGCGGAGGCACTATGCTCATCGCTGTGAGGCAGGTGAGCAGAGCACTCCAGGGGAAGACGCGGGTAAGGGAAGCCTTGGACGTCCTGTCGGATGACCAACATCAAGCTCCTGCCTACAAGATATGGCTCGAACAGGCCATGGAAAACACCAATCGAGGCTTGATCTTTTACGAGTCACTTGAAATGGCACCCTTGTTTCTCTATGGGCACTATGAGCGGGCCGCAGAGGTGGGGAAGTTTTGCGTCGAAAACTCTGCGCTGATCTGGTCCGCCAGGAACACGCGGTTTGCCATGCTCTTCTACGGCCTGGCCATCGCCGGACTGGTCTTGCGTCAGCGACAAGATCCTCGTACCGGCCAGCGGACAGCTCCAGATAGCACCGATGTCCAAGACACGATCCGAGAGCTCGAGAAACTTCACAAGCAAATTGTGGACTGGCAGGTGCTGGACAAAGTCAGCTACTACTGTTGGTCCAAGCTTCTCGAGGCCCAAATTGCCGAGCTGACCAATGCGCACGGCGTGGCCCTGCAACGATACGAGGAGGCATTGGACCACGCCGCGGAACATGATTTTGTTTTTGAagaggcgctgggaaattaTCTCATGGCGGGCACCTTTATCAGGCTGTCGGCGAGGCGATCTGCATGGGCAGCTCTGAGAGACGCACTGTCTTCTTATAGGCAGATGGGAGCTGCCGGTGTTGCCGAGTACATTGAGTCGGAGCACAGCCTCCTTATGCGTGGGCCTACTGTCAACCCCCGGCTCGTCAACGCCGGAACGCAGACAGACGGTGACGCAGAAGCACAAAGTAAACACTACAACGTCCTTGGGGATGATGGCGCCGCGCAGCAACTCACGGAACGAGGCGTGGCCATGACGGATGCCAGCAACGATAAAGTCGGCGCCTGGAGGAAGTCGATGACCACCGTTGAGTTGGACAGCGGCCTGCCATCGTTGGACGTCGTCGACTTGCACGCCATATTGCAGTCGTCACAAATCATATCGTCAGTGCTTAATGTTGACGAGCTTCTCAAGACCATGTGTGACGTCATATTGAGTACCTGCGGTACCTCAGCTACACTGGCTGCTATGGTTGTTCAGGAACAAGGCGCAGATGTCCCAAGAGCCGACGCAGCACCCGAGTGGTGTGTGGCGGCAAGCGGTAACCCAGAGAAGGGGGCCGAGGCACACAGCCCGCGAATTCCTCTCACAAATGcgtccgtcgtcgccgagaACGTGGTATTGTATACTACACGGTTCCGCGAGGCTGTCTTCGTTCCCAACATCTTGACCGACGATAGGTTCAGCAATGTGAGCGCCACCTGGTTGCACCGCAACCCGGCCGGGAAGGCTGTTATCGCAATGCCAATTTGTCACGGCGACAAGCCCTTGCTGGGCGTTTTGTACATTGAGGGTACGCCAAACTCGCTCTCACATCGGTACAGGGATGTGCTTCAGCTTCTTGTCAACCAGGTGGGCATCAGCTACTCGAACGCGCTCACCATGAAAGCAGTCGAGAAGGTCTCTGCCGAGAACGTGTCAATGGTCCAGATGCAGAAACAGGCCCTCGAGCACGCAATcgaggccgagaagaaggCAAAAGATGCTGAAGCGAAGGCTAGGCAAAATGTCAAGCTTGCCGaggaggcggccaaggccaagtctATCTTCCTCGCCAACGTCTCGCATGAGTTGCGAACACCCCTCAACGGCGTCATTGGAAACTCGGAGCTTTTGCGCGATAGCCTCTCCAACAAGGAGCAGCTTGAGATGGCCGACAGCATCCGCGTCTCAGCCGATCTCCTCCTGACGGTCATCAACGACATTCTTGACTTTTCCAGGATGGAAGCCGACAAGATGAAGCTATACATTATTGCCTTCAACCCCGAGGAGATGGTGCGCGAAGTCGTCCGCGCTGTATCATATAGCAATCAGGAAAAGACGAGAAGGAACAATGTGCAGATAATTAAGGAGATAAACCTGCCTCAGCTTCTCATCTATGGGGACCCCATCCGCCTTCACCAGGTGCTCGGCAACCTCATCGGCAACAGCCTCAAGTTCACCGATCGCGGCTCAATCACGATAGGGGCGCGGGTCGACTCGGAAACCGAAGACAGTGCCACGCTGTCGTTCTGGGTCAAGGATACTGGGATTGGAATTCCACCGGCGCAACTGGCCAAACTCTTCCAGCCGTTCAGCCAGGCGGACCCCAGCACAGCGCGCAAGTACGGTGGCAGCGGTCTTGGTTTGAGCATCTGCAAGTCTCTAGTTGAGACCATGATGAAGGGCAAGATCACTCTCGATAGCGCAGATGGCGTCGGGACAACCGCCATGTTCACCGTCAAATTCGACAAGGCAAGACCGGAGATCAAGGCAGGCGAGGCCCAGCAGATTAAACAAATGGTGACATCCCCAGAGACGGCACAGATGCGAGCAGAACTGCAGCATCATCACCGCCATCAACACTATCACCAATATTACCACGAGGAGAACCTGGAAGCTGCGAGGGCAATGCCTAGTGTAGTAGACCTTTCGCAGATTCCCCGAGAGATGATCCGCATCTGCATCGCCGAAGACAACGCCATCAACTCTCGCATCGCTATCCAATATGCCCATCGACTGGGCTACATAACGGTGGATGCGTACGAAAACGGGCAGCTGGCGGTCGAGGCACTACGCAAGAAGGCTGCCGAGGGTGTACCTTATCATATTTGCCTGATGGACGTGCAGATGCCAGTCCTCGATGGCTACTCTGCTTCGAAACTCATCCGAGAGGATCCCGTCGAGGAGGTGCGCAGCATTCTCATCATAGCGATGACTGCGTCGGCCGTTGCTGGAGACCGAGAGAGGTGTTTGGCCGCGGGCATGAACGACTACCTGGCTAAGCCGGTGCGCTCCGACGTTTTACGGAAAAAACTAGACGCTTACGTCGTTGGTGTCAAC CCTACAGAGCATGCCAGCGAACAGGCATCTTCGTCGTCGACAAGCCCAAGTGCACCCACCTTCCCGCGGTACGAGTCTAACGGGGCAGCATCTGACCCCCCGTCGAGGGAGAGTACATCGGCCAGAGTCTCACCTCGACCGAGCAGCGTGGAAAACTTTGCCTCACCAATGCCCGGATTTCGTTCGCCTGGCAGCGATGCACCGCGGTTAGCTGAGAGCAGCATCGCTTCAGAGTCTAACGGAAACTCGGCCAGGCGACAGCCGCGGAAGCTGACCAAAAACCGGGGAGGCGCAGAGACATCCAAGGTCGACAGCAACGTCATGGTGGTTGAGAAGACGCCCAAAGTTCTACAAAAGAAGAACGCGCCTTATCGTGCCGGCTCCACCGACGCGCAACATTATGAAAACCAGTCATCACTGGGCTCAGGGAGGCTGGACGGCAACAGCAGGAGCCACAGCATTGCGTCTTTGAGTTCTGGCGGCAGCAGGGAGAAAATCGGCACCTACCCTGCTGACCATTGA
- a CDS encoding TBC domain-containing protein has product MAPQKFVSASVRYKTRPAARVPFRDDTSLLAFRYEQTVQAQPPILMIPIPPRNPARASRPVSIASLSAAAAAAAATASAVVVSPPLIAPPQEQHPALRTRENPSSTSDDWKRDSGLAPTTTTSSSTIYEEDADYPTTLYSKLGVYDADVVADTEALPASEQVTEPRPATVAPLFFADGKSFATPHSQDVVAGDANSRRAQSAELPPHAFFESPRAAPIPSSPITRSSSSTDPSTPVSMSTDQFRSSRKLVRTSSNRTGMHSNKLKKKANVAGAGSTRSFKSLELPRSPPNVPGLDIGSMEDPCPIEPGKSDSSELTLITTTIPTDRLIEDDFLNQLTFSKRGSVMFGGKRALKKSKILDLGHPQMDQEGHHVASLDAGATPILPTTAVATTHVATAETTDKSPPSRPQTSKTMQMPSIRVLPVDVERESQKVRSLYDSVAKGDDRDEWGPSSSHRDRLEPAVEVPSDEEENVADRSRPSSSDNRSHLPTTPTRAGLASSSPLQGSSINKDAYELAGGLEDWEDVDGADVDRYGFILPNPRALESRANSTDTRQNSMDTRPLRSLYLSPKKRNVLIKSPDGTPKGLSSLVPGRAPSRKVSARSLNTQTSGVSGHSRQSSRSSVRAAANLLPHNRDRKLTDEAGDMLSLAPGLSDIAEDPKAEKLTEAQKKKEWQRAEKWRKMAKINRKGQPGEGMEFEFDPTNSKVIDRTWKGIPDRWRAAAWYSFLASSAKKHGSTTTDKDLVAEFQRLQYVSSSDDTQIDLDVPRTINRHIMFRRRYRGGQRLLFRVLHALSLHFPDTGYVQGMAPLAATLLCYYDEEKTFIMLVRMWRYRGLERLYQPGFASLMTALKDFERDWLPSNDIARKLSELCIDPTAYATRWYLTLFNLSIPFQAQLRVWDVFMLLGEPSPIPTADCPEAPVVGLDILHATGAALMHALAEVLMDSDFENAMKALTSWIPVHDEEMLLKVTRTEWKQRQGKKKT; this is encoded by the exons ATGGCGCCTCAAAAATTCGTCAGCGCCAGTGTGCGCTACAAGACAAGACCAGCCGCACGCGTTCCGTTTCGTGACGATACGTCGCTCCTAGCCTTTCGTTATGAGCAGACCGTGCAGGCACAACCACCGATTCTAATGATTCCAATACCTCCTCGGAACCCTGCACGGGCGAGCAGACCAGTCTCCATTGCCTCGCTcagtgccgccgccgcagcagccgccgccaccgcctccgCAGTTGTTGTCTCCCCACCACTTATTGCGCCGCCCCAGGAGCAGCACCCGGCTCTTCGCACTCGCGAGAATCCCTCTTCGACCTCCGACGATTGGAAACGCGATTCGGGTCTAGCGCCGACGACAACTACTTCTTCGTCCACCATATATGAGGAGGACGCCGACTACCCCACGACGCTGTACAGCAAGCTGGGTGTTTATGACGCTGACGTTGTCGCTGACACTGAGGCTTTGCCTGCGTCTGAACAAGTGACTGAGCCTCGTCCGGCAACTGTGGCACCGCTGTTTTTTGCTGACGGGAAGAGCTTCGCCACCCCCCATAGCCAAGACGTGGTGGCCGGTGATGCAAACTCGAGGCGTGCCCAATCAGCAGAGCTTCCTCCCCATGCATTCTTTGAAAGCCCCAGAGCCGCGCCCATCCCTTCGTCCCCGATCACTCGTTCTTCCTCGTCCACCGACCCATCTACACCCGTCAGTATGTCAACCGACCAATTTCGTTCGTCCAGGAAACTGGTGCGAACATCCAGCAATCGGACTGGAATGCACTCCAACAAGTTGAAGAAGAAGGCAAACGTCGCCGGAGCGGGGTCCACAAGGTCCTTCAAAAGCCTCGAACTGCCGCGTTCCCCACCCAATGTGCCGGGGTTGGATATCGGCTCGATGGAGGATCCCTGCCCAATCGAGCCAGGCAAATCTGACAGCTCGGAATTGACTTTGATAACTACAACCATTCCCACCGACAGGTTGATTGAGGATGACTTTCTCAACCAGTTGACCTTCTCCAAGAGGGGCAGTGTCATGTTTGGCGGGAAGCGCGCCTTGAAAAAGTCCAAAATACTCGACCTCGGCCATCCACAAATGGACCAAGAAGGCCACCATGTTGCTTCTCTGGACGCGGGCGCGACGCCCATCTTGCCCACGACGGCGGTTGCGACGACCCATGTCGCCACTGCCGAAACAACGGACAAGAGCCCACCATCCCGTCCCCAAACGTCCAAGACCATGCAGATGCCCAGCATCCGTGTCTTGCCTGTAGACGTCGAGAGGGAATCACAAAAGGTGAGGTCTCTCTATGATTCTGTCGCCAAAGGGGACGACCGTGACGAATGGGGGCCAAGCTCGTCGCATCGCGACCGCCTTGAGCCTGCAGTGGAGGTCCCATCGGATGAGGAAGAGAATGTCGC AGACAGATCTCGCCCGTCCTCAAGCGACAATCGATCCCATCTGCCAACTACCCCCACACGAGCCGGTTTGGCTTCGTCGTCGCCGCTACAAGGTAGCTCGATCAACAAGGATGCATACGAGCTGGCTGGCGGTTTAGAAGACTGGGAGGATGTGGATGGTGCCGATGTCGATCGCTACGGCTTCATATTACCGAATCCGCGGGCCTTAGAGTCGAGGGCAAACAGCACGGATACGAGACAGAACAGCATGGATACCAGACCTCTACGATCTTTATATTTATCGCCCAAGAAGAGGAACGTCCTGATCAAATCGCCAGATGGCACCCCAAAGGGACTATCATCACTTGTGCCAGGTCGCGCACCCAGCAGGAAGGTGTCGGCGCGGTCGCTTAACACGCAGACCTCGGGGGTTTCCGGACACTCTCGGCAGTCATCTCGTTCGTCAGTGAGGGCAGCTGCCAACTTGCTGCCGCACAATCGGGACAGGAAGCTGACCGACGAGGCGGGCGACATGCTGTCCTTGGCACCTGGTCTCTCGGACATCGCCGAGGACCCCAAGGCCGAGAAGCTTACCGAAGCtcaaaagaagaaggagtGGCAGAGGGCCGAAAAATGGAGGAAGATGGCCAAGATCAATCGCAAAGGCCAGCCCGGAGAAGGGATGGAGTTTGAATTTGACCCCACAAACAGCAAAGTCATCGATCGCACATGGAAGGGTATTCCAGACCGTTGGCGGGCTGCGGCTTGGTACTCGTTCCTCGCCTCGAGCGCCAAAAAGCATGGCTCAACAACGACGGACAAGGATCTGGTGGCCGAGTTTCAGCGACTCCAGTATGTATCGTCATCGGATGACACACAGATTGATCTTGATGTGCCGCGGACCATCAACCGCCACATCATGTTTCGTCGAAGGTACCGTGGAGGTCAGCGCCTCCTTTTCAGGGTGCTGCATGCGCTCTCTCTGCACTTTCCGGACACGGGATATGTGCAGGGCATGGCTCCACTGGCCGCTACCCTCCTCTGCTACTATGACGAGGAGAAGACTTTTATCATGCTAGTTAGGATGTGGCGGTATCGAGGCCTCGAGCGGTTATACCAGCCTGGATTTGCCAGCCTCATGACAGCATTGAAGGACTTTGAGCGTGACTGGCTGCCGAGCAATGATATCGCCCGCAAGCTGTCAGAGCTCTGCATCGATCCAACGGCATATGCCACACGCTGGTATCTCACCCTCTTCAACCTTTCGATTCCATTCCAGGCCCAACTTCGTGTCTGGGACGTCTTTATGCTCTTGGGTGAACCCTCTCCAATACCAACAGCAGACTGCCCTGAAGCGCCCGTTGTCGGCCTCGACATTCTACACGCAACTGGCGCCGCACTCATGCATGCTCTTGCCGAGGTGCTTATGGACTCAGATTTTGAGAACGCCATGAAGGCTCTGACTTCTTGGATACCAGTCCACGACGAGGAGATGCTCTTGAAGGTCACAAGGACCGAATGGAAGCAGCGCCAGGGCAAAAAGAAGACTTAG